One window of the Borrelia hermsii DAH genome contains the following:
- a CDS encoding P12 family lipoprotein yields MKKSILAVFMLTLLCLLSCDIDALNALLSKAREKFLEENKNIEGAGHEQEGEEEQVDFVENMEEGGVRQVVQGEPVAPVNDFIPVFQYSQQETIEIEEKDLIPSTKEEKEAEAEIEKVKSALGNYEFAKLIEDACKLKGEYEQLESSFYDILSDIQRKTNSYPRKSRIERQNLIQLQNKLKINLELERLINQVEEGLNELQSAKFFFEKAQETLKEAIAERLKNALRSSFRRVANYLLVQLSREAQRYAENSLGQLESSSIKLNEAKGKKKEIEELIEEAKSSLAS; encoded by the coding sequence GTGAAGAAGAGTATTTTAGCAGTATTTATGTTGACGTTATTGTGTTTGTTATCATGTGATATAGATGCCCTTAATGCATTGCTAAGCAAAGCGAGGGAAAAATTTTTAGAAGAAAATAAAAATATAGAAGGTGCAGGCCATGAACAGGAAGGTGAAGAAGAGCAAGTAGATTTTGTTGAAAATATGGAAGAAGGAGGAGTACGTCAAGTGGTTCAGGGCGAGCCTGTAGCACCTGTTAATGATTTTATTCCGGTATTTCAATATTCCCAACAAGAAACGATAGAAATAGAAGAAAAAGATTTAATTCCAAGTACTAAAGAAGAAAAGGAAGCAGAAGCAGAAATTGAAAAGGTAAAAAGTGCTCTTGGTAATTATGAATTTGCTAAATTAATTGAGGACGCATGTAAACTAAAAGGTGAATATGAGCAATTAGAATCTAGTTTTTATGATATACTCTCAGACATCCAAAGGAAAACAAATAGTTATCCTCGAAAAAGTAGGATAGAGAGACAGAATCTAATTCAATTGCAAAATAAGTTAAAGATAAATCTTGAACTTGAAAGACTTATAAATCAAGTTGAAGAAGGACTTAACGAGCTACAGTCTGCAAAATTCTTTTTTGAGAAAGCACAAGAGACTTTAAAAGAAGCTATTGCTGAAAGATTAAAAAATGCATTACGGTCTTCTTTCAGAAGAGTAGCTAATTATTTACTAGTACAATTATCCAGAGAAGCACAACGATATGCAGAAAATTCTTTAGGACAATTAGAATCTTCTTCTATAAAGCTTAATGAAGCAAAGGGAAAAAAGAAAGAGATAGAAGAACTCATTGAGGAGGCAAAATCTTCTCTAGCGAGTTGA
- a CDS encoding transposase: MNNLKTISSKSIRKKYFTYLHKYYWKNYFSMEVYCLISTGKVFIDIIKKYIQIQ; the protein is encoded by the coding sequence ATTAACAACCTAAAAACAATTTCTTCAAAGTCTATAAGAAAAAAATATTTTACATACTTGCATAAATACTATTGGAAAAATTATTTTAGTATGGAAGTTTATTGTCTTATCTCTACTGGAAAGGTCTTTATTGATATCATTAAGAAATACATACAAATTCAATAA
- a CDS encoding ParA family protein, whose product MDRKKTKIITIASIKGGVGKSTSAILFSTIISKNSNVLLIDMDAQASLTSYFNEYLEKSQINVEYTNIYEILRKNMDIKNSICTINQNLDFIPSYLNLHFFNNDNLPFKENRLKKALYFIKNAYDYIIIDTNPSLDFTLINALVVSDLIISPIPAEKWSIESLEALNFKIKQLDLNLPIYVLNTRFKNNNSNKFYLDILKRNSNFIGSIREREDLNKRIAQNIGFSLNEDYTSDYKKALKNLFGAEQI is encoded by the coding sequence ATGGATAGAAAAAAAACAAAAATAATAACAATTGCATCAATTAAAGGAGGCGTAGGAAAGAGTACTTCTGCTATCCTTTTCTCTACTATCATTTCTAAAAACTCTAATGTCTTACTAATCGACATGGATGCCCAAGCAAGTCTTACAAGTTACTTTAATGAGTATCTTGAAAAATCACAAATTAATGTGGAATATACAAATATATATGAGATTTTACGAAAGAATATGGATATTAAGAATAGTATTTGCACTATAAATCAAAATTTAGACTTTATCCCTAGTTATCTAAATTTACACTTTTTTAATAATGATAATTTACCATTCAAAGAAAACAGGTTAAAAAAAGCACTTTATTTTATTAAAAATGCTTATGATTACATAATAATTGATACCAATCCAAGCCTAGATTTTACGCTAATTAATGCTCTTGTTGTCTCTGATTTGATTATATCTCCAATTCCAGCTGAAAAATGGTCTATAGAAAGCTTAGAAGCGCTTAACTTTAAAATTAAACAATTGGACCTAAATTTACCCATATATGTATTAAATACCAGATTTAAAAATAACAATTCAAATAAATTTTATCTAGATATTCTCAAACGAAACTCTAATTTTATTGGTTCTATAAGAGAGAGAGAGGATTTAAATAAAAGAATCGCACAAAATATTGGCTTTTCTCTAAATGAAGATTACACATCAGACTATAAAAAAGCATTAAAAAATTTGTTCGGGGCCGAACAAATTTAA
- a CDS encoding DUF226 domain-containing protein has translation MGNSLPFIVKAAYIIYYLINFYSLLRKAKINTEYYKKLLNITLEIERQVYAFYNKNLLGGIINKWIEKKQK, from the coding sequence ATGGGGAATTCTCTACCATTTATAGTCAAAGCAGCCTATATTATATACTACCTTATAAACTTTTATTCTTTGCTAAGAAAAGCTAAAATAAATACTGAATATTACAAAAAATTATTAAACATTACTCTAGAAATTGAAAGACAAGTATATGCGTTTTATAACAAAAATTTACTTGGAGGGATAATAAATAAATGGATAGAAAAAAAACAAAAATAA
- a CDS encoding Vsp/OspC family lipoprotein, giving the protein MTLFMVLVSCNNGGPKLKSDEVAKSDGTVLDLAKISKKIKDASDFATSVKEVHTLVKSIDELAKAIGKKIHNDGSLTTEDGKNGSLLAGVHSVISAVKTKLGSLEQKAIGEFAGMKVQVVAIKTASIDLLNKFKDKNAELGKNEVSNDDAKAAILVSNTTKDKGASELEALNTAIDGLLKAANGAVEAAIAELTTPVKGEKPSQNN; this is encoded by the coding sequence ATGACTTTATTTATGGTATTAGTAAGCTGTAATAATGGAGGACCAAAGCTTAAAAGTGACGAAGTAGCCAAGTCTGACGGAACAGTACTTGATTTGGCAAAAATAAGTAAAAAAATAAAAGATGCTAGTGATTTTGCAACAAGTGTAAAAGAAGTTCATACTTTAGTTAAGTCAATAGATGAGCTTGCTAAAGCTATTGGGAAAAAAATTCATAACGATGGTTCTCTTACTACTGAAGATGGTAAGAATGGTTCATTACTTGCAGGGGTACATAGTGTAATATCAGCCGTAAAGACTAAATTGGGATCATTGGAACAAAAAGCTATTGGAGAATTTGCTGGAATGAAGGTTCAAGTTGTTGCTATTAAGACTGCAAGTATAGATTTATTAAATAAATTTAAAGATAAAAATGCTGAACTTGGGAAAAACGAGGTTAGTAATGACGATGCGAAAGCTGCCATACTTGTAAGTAATACCACTAAAGATAAAGGAGCTTCTGAGCTTGAAGCACTCAACACAGCAATAGATGGGTTGTTAAAGGCTGCTAATGGTGCAGTAGAAGCTGCAATAGCAGAGCTTACAACTCCTGTTAAGGGAGAAAAACCTTCTCAAAATAACTAA
- a CDS encoding variable large family protein — translation MRKRIRAIIMTLFMVLVSCNSGGVAEDPKHVYLTSIANLGKGFLDVFVTFGDMVTGAFGIKADTKKSDIGKYFTDIESTMTAVKNKLQDEVAKNGNYAKVKTVVDKFVADVLDKIAAGAKEAASGLKDANGNLGAVEKAADASKGADATSVGNLVKGIKNIVDIALKSNEGDGAKDVTSPAVDDKKKIGKLFGDKTGNGAEEKHIAAASASIGAVSGVDILQAIARSSDKAASGKASEAKDAAGLAMANGDSTETTDLDEAAKKDAVIAAGIVLRAIAKDGKFIVKDTGDNKTEAEAAKGVAASAVGKTLSTLIIAIRNTVDSGLKTINEVLAKVKQEDKSAEATNTAEATTSGPVNN, via the coding sequence ATGAGAAAAAGAATAAGAGCAATAATAATGACTTTATTTATGGTATTAGTAAGCTGTAATAGCGGTGGGGTTGCAGAGGATCCTAAACATGTGTATTTAACATCTATAGCTAATTTAGGAAAAGGATTCTTAGATGTTTTTGTGACTTTTGGAGATATGGTTACTGGAGCTTTTGGTATTAAGGCAGATACTAAGAAAAGTGATATAGGGAAGTATTTTACTGATATTGAGAGTACTATGACAGCAGTTAAAAATAAGTTGCAAGATGAAGTTGCTAAGAATGGGAATTACGCAAAAGTTAAAACAGTTGTTGACAAGTTTGTTGCAGATGTCTTAGACAAGATTGCAGCAGGAGCAAAGGAAGCAGCTAGCGGTCTTAAAGATGCTAATGGTAATTTAGGGGCTGTAGAAAAAGCCGCTGATGCTAGTAAAGGAGCAGACGCAACTAGTGTAGGTAACCTAGTTAAAGGAATAAAAAATATAGTAGATATAGCGTTAAAATCAAATGAGGGTGATGGAGCAAAAGATGTAACTAGCCCTGCTGTTGACGATAAGAAGAAAATAGGGAAACTATTTGGTGATAAGACTGGTAATGGAGCAGAAGAGAAACATATAGCAGCGGCTAGTGCATCTATAGGTGCAGTGAGTGGAGTTGATATTCTTCAAGCTATAGCTAGGTCTAGTGATAAAGCGGCTTCTGGTAAAGCAAGTGAAGCCAAAGATGCAGCAGGACTTGCAATGGCTAATGGTGATTCCACTGAAACTACTGATTTAGATGAAGCAGCAAAAAAAGATGCAGTAATAGCAGCAGGAATAGTATTAAGAGCAATAGCTAAAGATGGTAAATTTATTGTAAAGGATACTGGTGACAATAAGACTGAAGCTGAAGCCGCTAAAGGTGTAGCAGCAAGTGCAGTAGGTAAGACATTAAGTACACTTATAATAGCAATAAGGAATACAGTTGATAGTGGATTAAAAACAATAAATGAAGTACTAGCTAAAGTTAAACAAGAAGATAAGTCAGCAGAAGCAACTAATACTGCAGAAGCAACAACTAGTGGCCCAGTAAATAATTAG
- a CDS encoding plasmid maintenance protein — MEILEKAHNKEPRKKFNKHQHKLIVLISTLNYMNLTLRKYTQSNILYYFNNNLKRNGQKIIKIKTLQSYLYKLEKELQVTINYYKHLGKNYGTEIYYQLRYPKNKCYHKINSYFKRKREKKFNERVYKYLCSKNINEEKWECINNINNINNIKPHEKKEVIKNKQKELKLKQKTPNHKNKKFKKESHNKNKLKEKLNKTYKNHNYKPNSTAVNKKSKNPNTITKATKEKESNENNIRNNIFSILLEQLKQKTEVKVLVPLLKNYLDNTNNLNYTKIINNHYYYELLEILNEV; from the coding sequence TTGGAAATCTTAGAAAAAGCTCATAACAAAGAACCAAGAAAAAAATTCAATAAGCATCAACATAAGTTGATAGTACTAATATCAACACTAAATTACATGAATTTAACCTTAAGAAAATATACCCAAAGTAACATACTATACTACTTTAATAACAATTTGAAAAGAAATGGTCAAAAAATTATAAAGATTAAAACATTACAAAGCTATTTATACAAATTAGAAAAAGAATTGCAGGTAACTATTAACTACTATAAACATCTAGGAAAGAACTACGGGACAGAAATTTATTATCAACTCAGATATCCTAAAAACAAATGTTATCACAAAATCAATTCATACTTTAAAAGAAAAAGAGAAAAAAAATTCAACGAAAGGGTTTATAAATATCTATGTTCAAAAAATATCAATGAAGAAAAATGGGAGTGTATAAATAATATAAATAATATAAATAATATAAAGCCACACGAAAAAAAAGAGGTAATAAAAAATAAACAAAAGGAACTCAAACTAAAACAAAAAACACCGAATCACAAAAATAAAAAATTCAAAAAAGAAAGTCACAATAAAAATAAATTAAAAGAAAAATTAAATAAGACATACAAAAATCACAATTACAAGCCTAATTCCACGGCAGTAAATAAAAAATCCAAAAATCCAAACACAATAACAAAAGCAACAAAAGAAAAGGAAAGCAACGAAAACAATATTAGAAACAACATATTCAGCATACTACTTGAACAATTAAAACAAAAAACGGAGGTCAAAGTTTTAGTACCATTACTAAAAAACTATCTAGACAACACAAATAATCTAAATTATACTAAGATAATTAATAACCACTATTATTATGAGCTTTTAGAAATACTAAATGAGGTATAA
- a CDS encoding chromosome replication/partitioning protein — MKKNKFKLNKRIIEKDTSLQKNTNDINIQIYEKLKAKLKINLKEDIYNKIETMKILKEINDKKLFKLDGYKNFSSFIKNYNLARTQVYAYLTIAEGLNNNLINEESIITKGIMNTYFFLSAKETENKQKTSNLIKSIKLQFKNQDAYNFYKTNPKFTCFLMEKIFTKDKEYIEKTKKDFEKCMIQPKKKT, encoded by the coding sequence ATGAAAAAGAATAAATTTAAGTTAAATAAAAGGATTATTGAAAAAGATACTTCTCTCCAAAAAAATACTAACGACATTAATATACAAATTTATGAAAAATTAAAAGCAAAACTCAAAATAAATTTAAAAGAAGATATCTACAACAAAATAGAAACCATGAAAATATTAAAAGAAATTAATGACAAAAAACTATTCAAATTAGATGGCTATAAAAACTTTAGCTCATTTATAAAAAACTATAATTTAGCCAGAACCCAAGTTTATGCATATCTAACTATTGCAGAAGGACTTAACAATAACTTAATAAATGAAGAATCTATAATAACAAAAGGAATAATGAACACATATTTTTTTTTATCAGCTAAAGAAACGGAAAACAAACAAAAGACATCAAACTTAATCAAGTCAATTAAACTACAATTCAAAAATCAAGACGCCTACAATTTTTACAAAACAAACCCAAAATTTACCTGTTTTCTTATGGAAAAGATCTTTACAAAAGACAAAGAATACATAGAAAAAACTAAAAAAGATTTTGAAAAATGCATGATACAACCTAAAAAGAAAACGTGA
- a CDS encoding nicotinamidase, with product MEKSFSHLTLKNVALVLIDIQNDFLESGALSVPHGNDIIPLVNQLQNCFEHIVATKDWHCENHISFLSDTNCRGWPKHCVQNTWGAEFPKDLDVKKVKAVFLKGQDRNYDSYSGFYDDSSKKKSTGLLDYLQSNAIDTVFMVGLALDFCVKETIIDAYNLGFQSYLVTDATKSISSFPELIIMELEKLGILTCLVRDILNNFSFL from the coding sequence ATGGAGAAATCATTTTCGCATTTGACTTTAAAGAATGTCGCATTAGTTTTAATAGATATTCAAAACGATTTTTTGGAATCTGGGGCTCTTTCTGTTCCCCATGGTAATGACATTATCCCTTTGGTAAACCAACTTCAGAATTGTTTTGAGCATATTGTTGCGACTAAAGATTGGCATTGCGAGAATCACATAAGTTTTTTAAGTGATACTAATTGTAGGGGTTGGCCTAAGCATTGTGTTCAAAATACATGGGGAGCAGAATTTCCAAAGGATTTGGATGTTAAGAAAGTAAAGGCTGTTTTTCTAAAGGGACAGGACAGAAATTATGACAGCTACAGTGGATTTTATGATGATTCTAGTAAGAAAAAGTCAACGGGCCTTTTGGATTATCTTCAATCCAATGCAATTGACACGGTGTTTATGGTAGGCTTAGCGTTGGACTTTTGCGTAAAGGAAACAATCATTGATGCCTATAATTTAGGATTTCAATCTTATTTAGTAACCGATGCTACAAAGAGTATTTCTTCTTTTCCTGAATTGATCATTATGGAGCTTGAAAAGCTTGGTATATTGACCTGTTTGGTAAGAGATATTCTGAATAATTTTAGTTTTCTTTAA
- a CDS encoding DUF226 domain-containing protein, which translates to MNDLFKRLKQKAEILKLNASQTRIKNIFDKIEKNNGKKIYHTKPFNDFYTFGINRKQKNKFLIALKKYSNPNKERKIYTFHLFSIKGEDAFLGICYSVKKLQKPLVIKNVEKNESYTIRWCVCMEFRFKTGFVICYLTNFYSLLKKTKVNTEYYKKLLNITLEIERQVYAFYNKNLPEGIITKWIEKKQR; encoded by the coding sequence ATGAATGACCTATTCAAACGACTGAAACAAAAAGCAGAAATATTAAAATTAAATGCATCTCAAACGCGAATCAAAAACATTTTCGATAAAATAGAAAAGAACAACGGGAAAAAAATATACCATACAAAACCATTTAATGATTTTTACACATTCGGCATTAACAGAAAACAAAAAAACAAATTCTTAATTGCCCTCAAAAAATATTCAAATCCCAACAAAGAAAGAAAAATATACACATTTCACTTATTTAGCATTAAAGGAGAAGATGCTTTCCTAGGAATTTGTTATTCTGTCAAAAAACTACAAAAACCCTTGGTCATTAAAAACGTAGAAAAAAATGAGTCCTATACCATAAGATGGTGTGTTTGCATGGAATTCAGATTTAAAACAGGATTCGTCATATGTTATCTTACAAACTTTTATTCTTTGTTAAAAAAAACGAAAGTAAATACTGAATATTACAAAAAATTATTAAACATTACTCTAGAAATTGAAAGACAGGTATATGCGTTTTATAACAAAAATTTACCCGAAGGAATAATAACCAAATGGATAGAGAAAAAACAAAGATAA